A single Hylaeus volcanicus isolate JK05 unplaced genomic scaffold, UHH_iyHylVolc1.0_haploid 12221, whole genome shotgun sequence DNA region contains:
- the LOC128883399 gene encoding mitoferrin-like — translation MNMTAKKDSSSFMEQFEWESWKHDTPFWVHVIAGSSAGVAEHSFVYPLDTLKTRLQSVSVSTRNCSSQLKYWSFFDKKYIFRLFRGLPTLCIGCIPAHIALFSVYELSKSMLGTDTIIRSSLCGAFSTLAHDLILTPVDVIKQRLQLGYHKSALQCCHKLYIHGRLSSFYRSLGTILLMNVPFSAIFVTANEALRRFIWPSFTTKTSDTYFLNTHKLVYLHFFTAGIAGGLAGICTTPLDVIKTRLQTQSYSLNNLNKSYPTSSSVIHCESLKRLPTVPFVTRTFEESKEISFNKFFRKEPFFSFKNQRKPWTMPSSHFPSSVIHGNQGNVQTPRYTNFKTTAKLLFKEEGYKVFWRGAFLRLLFTAPSAAICWGTYENVKTYLHPVTNEYRY, via the exons ATGAACATGACAGCGAAAAAGGACTCTTCTAGTTTTATGGAACAATTTGAATGGGAATCATGGAAACATGATACCCCTTTTTGGGTTCACGTTATTGCAGGAAGTTCAGCTGGCGTTGCAGAACATTCCTTTGTATATCCATTGGATACACTCAAAACTCGACTCCAGTCCGTCAGTGTGTCGACACGTAATTGTTCATCACAACTCAAATATTGGTCTTTTTTTGACAAAAAgtacatttttcgtttatttcgtgGTTTGCCAACTTTATGTATAGGCTGCATTCCTGCTCATATAGCGTTGTTCTCTGTATATGAATTGTCGAAATCCATGTTGGGTACAGATACAATCATTCGGTCAAGTTTATGTGGTGCCTTTTCAACTCTAGCGcatgatttaattttaacaccTGTTGATGTTATCAAACAAAGGTTACAATTAGGTTATCATAAAAGTGCTTTACAATGCtgtcataaattatatattcatgGAAGACTTTCAAGTTTTTATCGTAGTCTTGGAACAATTCTTCTCATGAATGTACCTTTTAGCGCTATTTTTGTAACAGCTAATGAAGCTTTACGTCGTTTCATTTGGCCATCGTTCACAACAAAAACATCTGATACCTACTTTCTAAATACTCACAAGCTTGTTTACTTACATTTTTTCACTGCTGGTATCGCGGGTGGTTTAGCTGGTATTTGTACAACACCATTAGATGTTATCAAAACGCGGCTTCAAACACAAtcttattcattaaataatttaaacaag TCTTATCCAACTAGTTCTTCTGTGATACATTGTGAGTCACTGAAAAGGCTTCCGACGGTTCCTTTTGTAACCAGGACTTTTGAAGAGTCGAAAGAGATATCTTTTAATAA ATTCTTCCGTAAAGAAccgtttttttcatttaaaaatcaacgaaaacCTTGGACTATGCCGTCTTCACACTTTCCCTCTTCTGTGATACATGGAAATCAAGGCAACGTGCAAACGCCTCGTTATACA aatttcaagACAACGGCAAAGCTTCTTTTTAAGGAAGAAGGATACAAAGTTTTTTGGAGG GGTGCTTTCTTAAGACTTTTATTTACAGCCCCGTCAGCTGCTATTTGTTGGG GAACGTATGAAAATGTTAAGACATACCTACATCCAGTAACAAATGAATATAGATACTGA
- the LOC128883398 gene encoding uncharacterized protein LOC128883398 isoform X1, protein MMEESNIEVNKETLFNNFTLGCYESLSNKLNFAPKSNPCFENYTDNSEVVDPDASLDALRSNCTWESLNIPPEFLKGLHAKGYVKPSKIQALALPIILNTTKNLIAQAQNGSGKTATFALAMLVKTNPGNKNPQSLCICHTRELASQNMNVIKELGEYSDITTWLVVPQCDRYDRDIGAQIIVGTPGKLREMLMKKLLPTKVDASMKVLENHKFFLDTFLYAKDVTLFILDEADVLMDHSSNMASQINEIRKAFQQKTQVLLFSATYPERVKQFVTVHVPSACRIEVKKEELTLSSVSQFYILCGNDDAKFSVLCDLYSSMSVAQSIIFVNTRKFAFHLADQMTRLGHAVSVICGNRPTDPDHMNNATREKVMLEFRKGETKVLISTDILSRGIDVPQVTLVINYDIPLDASTRFTQVDQETYIHRVGRTGRFGLQGIAISLVKTTEVPFIHEIEKFYSCQIHPLSDDPEKIEEMVSKLRQ, encoded by the exons ATGATGGAA gaaAGTAATATTGAGGTCAATAAAGAGACATTATTCAATAACTTCACTCTCGGTTGCTATGAGtctttatcaaataaattaaactttgcCCCTAAAAGCAATCCATGCTTTGAAAACTATACAGACAATAG TGAGGTTGTGGATCCGGACGCATCGCTAGACGCTCTTCGTTCCAATTGTACATGGGAATCCTTAAATAT CCCCCCAGAGTTTTTAAAAGGTTTGCATGCGAAGGGATATGTCAAACCGTCTAAGATTCAGGCTTTAGCTTTacctattattttaaatacaac AAAAAATTTGATTGCTCAAGCTCAAAATGGAAGTGGAAAAACTGCGACATTCGCACTCGCCATGTTGGTAAAAACGAATCCAGGGAATAAGAATCCTCAAAGTTTATGTATATGTCATACACGAGAGCTCGCTAGTCAAAATATGAACGTTATTAAAGAATTGG gtGAATATAGTGATATCACAACATGGCTCGTTGTACCTCAATGTGATCGAT atGATCGAGATATAGGTGCTCAAATAATTGTAGGTACTCCAGGAAAACTGAGAGAAATGCTTATGAAAAAACTACTGCCAACGAAGGTAGATGCATCAATGAAAGTTTTAGAAAACCATAAGTTTTTTCTTGACACTTTTCTTTATGCTAAGGATGtgactttgtttattttggaTGAAGCCGATGTTTTGATGGATCACTCCTCTAATATGGCATCTCAAATAAATGAGATTCGTAAAGcatttcaacaaaaaacaCAAGTTCTCCTTTTCTCAGCTACATATCCAgaacgtgttaaacaatttgttaCGGTTCATGTGCCGTCCGCCTGTCGCATTGAG gtgaaaaaagaagaattaacCTTGTCCAGTGTttcgcaattttatattttatgtggCAATGATGATGCCAAATTTTCAGTCTTATGTGACTTGTATAGCTCTATGAGTGTTGcgcaaagtattatttttgtgaaTACCCGGAAATTTGCTTTCCATTTAGCTGATCAAATGACTCGATTGGG CCATGCGGTATCCGTTATATGTGGTAATCGACCAACAGATCCCGATCATATGAATAACGCTACAAGGGAAAAGGTCATGTTAGAATTTCGGAAGGGAGAAACcaaagtattaatttcaacaGATATTTTGTCCAGAGGCATTGACGTTCCTCAa GTAACGCTTGTAATCAATTATGACATACCCCTAGATGCGTCGACTCGTTTTACCCAAGTTGATCAAGAAACGTATATTCATCGCGTTGGAAGAACAGGTCGTTTTGGTCTTCAAGGAATCGCCATATCCTTAGTCAAAACAACGGAGGTTCCTTTTATTCATGAAATCGAGAAATTCTATTC GTGTCAAATTCATCCTTTGAGCGATGATCCcgaaaaaatagaagaaatggTATCAAAACTGCGACAatag
- the LOC128883398 gene encoding uncharacterized protein LOC128883398 isoform X2, which yields MMEESNIEVNKETLFNNFTLGCYESLSNKLNFAPKSNPCFENYTDNSEVVDPDASLDALRSNCTWESLNIPPEFLKGLHAKGYVKPSKIQALALPIILNTTKNLIAQAQNGSGKTATFALAMLVKTNPGNKNPQSLCICHTRELASQNMNVIKELGEYSDITTWLVVPQCDRYDRDIGAQIIVGTPGKLREMLMKKLLPTKDVTLFILDEADVLMDHSSNMASQINEIRKAFQQKTQVLLFSATYPERVKQFVTVHVPSACRIEVKKEELTLSSVSQFYILCGNDDAKFSVLCDLYSSMSVAQSIIFVNTRKFAFHLADQMTRLGHAVSVICGNRPTDPDHMNNATREKVMLEFRKGETKVLISTDILSRGIDVPQVTLVINYDIPLDASTRFTQVDQETYIHRVGRTGRFGLQGIAISLVKTTEVPFIHEIEKFYSCQIHPLSDDPEKIEEMVSKLRQ from the exons ATGATGGAA gaaAGTAATATTGAGGTCAATAAAGAGACATTATTCAATAACTTCACTCTCGGTTGCTATGAGtctttatcaaataaattaaactttgcCCCTAAAAGCAATCCATGCTTTGAAAACTATACAGACAATAG TGAGGTTGTGGATCCGGACGCATCGCTAGACGCTCTTCGTTCCAATTGTACATGGGAATCCTTAAATAT CCCCCCAGAGTTTTTAAAAGGTTTGCATGCGAAGGGATATGTCAAACCGTCTAAGATTCAGGCTTTAGCTTTacctattattttaaatacaac AAAAAATTTGATTGCTCAAGCTCAAAATGGAAGTGGAAAAACTGCGACATTCGCACTCGCCATGTTGGTAAAAACGAATCCAGGGAATAAGAATCCTCAAAGTTTATGTATATGTCATACACGAGAGCTCGCTAGTCAAAATATGAACGTTATTAAAGAATTGG gtGAATATAGTGATATCACAACATGGCTCGTTGTACCTCAATGTGATCGAT atGATCGAGATATAGGTGCTCAAATAATTGTAGGTACTCCAGGAAAACTGAGAGAAATGCTTATGAAAAAACTACTGCCAACGAAG GATGtgactttgtttattttggaTGAAGCCGATGTTTTGATGGATCACTCCTCTAATATGGCATCTCAAATAAATGAGATTCGTAAAGcatttcaacaaaaaacaCAAGTTCTCCTTTTCTCAGCTACATATCCAgaacgtgttaaacaatttgttaCGGTTCATGTGCCGTCCGCCTGTCGCATTGAG gtgaaaaaagaagaattaacCTTGTCCAGTGTttcgcaattttatattttatgtggCAATGATGATGCCAAATTTTCAGTCTTATGTGACTTGTATAGCTCTATGAGTGTTGcgcaaagtattatttttgtgaaTACCCGGAAATTTGCTTTCCATTTAGCTGATCAAATGACTCGATTGGG CCATGCGGTATCCGTTATATGTGGTAATCGACCAACAGATCCCGATCATATGAATAACGCTACAAGGGAAAAGGTCATGTTAGAATTTCGGAAGGGAGAAACcaaagtattaatttcaacaGATATTTTGTCCAGAGGCATTGACGTTCCTCAa GTAACGCTTGTAATCAATTATGACATACCCCTAGATGCGTCGACTCGTTTTACCCAAGTTGATCAAGAAACGTATATTCATCGCGTTGGAAGAACAGGTCGTTTTGGTCTTCAAGGAATCGCCATATCCTTAGTCAAAACAACGGAGGTTCCTTTTATTCATGAAATCGAGAAATTCTATTC GTGTCAAATTCATCCTTTGAGCGATGATCCcgaaaaaatagaagaaatggTATCAAAACTGCGACAatag